The window CAGGCCCTCGATGTTTACACTGAGGCTTGAAATTTCTGTcttgcatttgtttttctcaaagtCAAGACCAGAGACAGACAAGgccttcccaaggtcacacagcaggccCAGGACAAAGCTGGCTAGGAAGCCAGTTTTCCGCCTTCTACTGAATGGTCTGAGCTGAGCTGCAGGCAGATGTCCTGGGGCCACAGACTGCTGCCCCAGCTCAGCATCTCCCCCCTTCTAGCCTTCTCTTGCCCTGATCACCTGAGGAATTCCTCTCGGTGACAGCCCTCTGGGAAAGAGATAATGAGAATTTCTTGAATAGGGAGCCAAGTATAGAGATCTAGAGACAATAGCAGCCCAAGGTGACAGAAGGCCTCCTGGGGTAAGGGGACTGTGGATGTCATTCATGGTCAGAGAGGGTGGCCCAGCAAGCCCTGACAAGTAAATCTACCAAgtcagggctgggggtgggctgCCAGTCCAGGTGTAGCTCATTCCAGTTCTTTCCAGGCCTGAGGTCCACCCACACCTGGGGAGAGCTCTCAACCCATCTCCAGTTGCCATCTCCCTTGTCTTTCCAGTGGTAGAAGTAAGTCCAGGGCACCAAGGTTCAAGATTCCAAAGGAGATTTCCTCTTATGCCCTCAGTTGCTCAGCTGCAAACAACATAAAGTGTCCCCAGCCTGGCAGCTCCTCCTGGCAGCCAGAGCCAGGCCAGTGGCACTGAGCCAGAGCCCAGGGCTTCTTTCAAAGCTGGACACCCAAGCACTGTCCCAGTGCAGCCTGGGGCTTGGCACTGTCCCCTCCATGCCCCAGACTGTGGCTGCTGTGGCCCTGGCTCCGAGGCCCAGGCCAGATCCATCTTCCCAGCCAGCGACTCCTTGTCACGACAGGACCAAGTGGCCCTGGCGTTTGCCTCTGATCTGCCCTGGCCAAGCATTTGTAAGGCAGCCAGTAAAGAATGAAGAGCAGGCGCTTGGCAAGGCACAGATTTACACCCACCCGCATGGCCCCCCACCGAGGCCCCTTCTGCTTACTTGCAGTTCAGAGCTCAGCTGCACAGGCCACAGGTCAACAGGGAATTAATTAATCTCCCTACAGCAGCCCTGCTGCccgggagcaggaggagaggcctGGAGGAAGACTCAACAGGCCCCTTCCCTGGCCCTTCTTCAGCACAgaaaccccacccacccaccccacccctgtgTCTGGGAGCCTGCCCCTTTGGCTAGAGGTAGGACCACCAGAGATACTCAGGGTGGGGTCCTTGGGGTGCCACCTCCTTGCTCCTTGAACCCGTGGGAGATCAACATTGCTGGGGTAGGGTGGCAATCTCCCCTAAGATCCCAAAGCATTTAGAAAAAGTGGAGGCCTCTGCCAGGGGTACTCTCACTTTGGACAGATCCGCCTGTAAGAGATAAGGATCCTCTGATCAGTTCCTCTGACTGGGAAACCAAGTCCAGGGAGAAGAGGCCCTGCCCCCGTACCAGCCAGAACCGAGAGATGACTTCCTGCTCCTCTACCCCCTGAGTTCTCCATCTCTGGGGCTAAGCAGGAGGTAGGTAGATTTAGACAGTGAGCACTTATGCTTGGGATGGGACCGGCCTGGCTGCTGGGTCCTACCCTGGGCATCATGCCTGGCTCTTCCGGGCCCTGGATAATGCTGAGAGTCCCATGCTGGCCCTGGCAAAGCTCTGTGACCCCACTGTCCAAGGTCTGGACCTTTGTGCCTTGGGGGCCCTGAAAGCACATTCTCAGAGGGGCAGGTGAGACTACAGCTGGGGCAGGGGAGAGCTGTTCACCCCTTCCCTAGCCGTGGAAGAAGGTTGAGAGTCCCTTGGACCTTCATCAGCTCTCCTTGCCTGCTCTCCCCTTGTCCTACCTAGCCGTCCTCCTCAGCGAGCCTTAGACCTTTATCTCCAGCTCCACGTTAAGCTCCCTTGTGGAGGGTGACAACCGCCAAGGCCCCTCCATCAGTCAGACTCTGCAGCTGAGCTTGAGAAGAGCTATGCAGGCAGCTAacctctcccttcccaccccacaGACGTCCCTGCCTTTCTCAGGGTCCTGCTCATGATTCACTAAAACTTGATTCACTCAAACTCCAGAGTTAGAGGCTTTGTGGTTACCCTGGGCCAATCATGCGTGGTCTCTGCCTTCGGGGTGTAGTCAGGGCTCATGACCCCAGAATGGTGCAAGTGCTGCCCCTGGGAGAGTGCAAGCAGAGATAGAGAAGCTCACAGACTTCAAGGAAAATGGGCATGGGGCCCAACCTTCGGGGCCGTCCTCCTGCAAAGGTCCTTGATAAGCAGAGTTGAAACGCTCAACTAAAGGCATTGGGAACAGGAGGCACGCTCCCTCTGGTGGTCCTGGAGAGAACTGCACCCTCAGACTGAGTCTGTTTTTGAGAGGTGGTGTGGTTGAGAGTCGTCCACCCAGTCACCTCCCAGACTTAGTGGCTCTTTGTGACTCAATACCAGTCTGCAGTGCGGAAAATCCCAAAGTGAAGTGAAAGTTCAGTAACTCCCAGTCCGTGTGACCTTtctggagagggaagggaaaatgtTCAGAAGAGTCCTGGCTAGGGAGCAGGTCACAGATCTCAGAATGTCACTGGAGCAAGGGCTTATCACGGGCCCAGCCCAAAGTTCAAATGCAATAGGTCTGGGTATCAGGTGGACCTGGTGAAGCCTCCGGAGGAAGGCTTGCCACAGGGCCAGAGGGGAGGTGGCTCATGCAGGGCCATGTCCTCTCTAGAGAGCAGCTGGTATTCCCCTCTGAACATGGCAGACTCGATAGAACATTCTAGAATTATGACTCCTCTTCACTGTTTTTACTTCTCCCTCAAGTGGGCCACAGGCCTGGAATACCCCCTCTTCCCATCTGCCTGGCTGCTATACCCAAGAGGCTTTGGGAGCCCCCCTCCTCCGGAAAGCCCCCTGGCTATATCTGCCCTGTCCTTGGGCACTTCTCCCACCCCTGTGTAGGAGCTCAGACGTGTACCTATCTCCTGCAGGGAAATACCAAGTCCTATTAGGGTTCTGGCCCATCACATTTTACTTATTCTGAATGGACTGGCATTCAGAGCGGGGCGTTACGAGGATCATGGTGCTGAGCTGTGAACTGCCAGGCCTTCCCCTGTGTGGGGAACGGCTCCTCTGGAGcttctcccccaaccccaggCCTTCTGGTTTCCCTCAGCTCTCCAAGCCCAGGGGTGACCAGTGGGGAGTCTACCTCCTTGCCCCCCAAGTGTCAGTGTGGTGGGAGGACCCCCACAATGGGAACTAGAAACCTGGTTGTGGCCTGGGCTGACCATGTCACCCTAAACAAGTCACCGCTTCTCttgaggcctcagtttccccttttgCAAAACGAAGCTTGTTCTGTATTGCTCTCCAAGGGACCTTCACTACTCAAGCCTTCTGATTCTGTGAGGGATGGTGGTCTTTGGGGCCTGGGGGCAGTGGATTAAAATAAAGAGCTTAATTCCCAAACAGAATGGTGGTCCGCCCTGTTCATTCTGAACTCCAGCAACTCACTGCTGTCCTTGCTTCCCCTGCCGGGTCTTCCCTCCCCAGGAAGCTTGCAAACCTAGATGATGAAAGCAGACACTAGATGATGTCACGCCAGCCATCCCTCCAGCCTCCTGGGAAGCGGGGGGAAGATGGGCTCTGTGCTGAGTGGAGACACTCCCAGAGGGACCTTGCTGCAAGGCCTCAGGCCTCTCAGGGAACAGGCCATTAGAAAGTTGGTCCTGGTGGGAGAAGCAGCCTGACAGCATCTCAGGGTGGGGCTGCCCTGGGTGGGCTGCTGTCTGCACAGACAAGGGCTAGAGCACAAGTAACAATGGTCTCGCCTTCATTATCTATTCCCTGGACTTAACCAAACCAGCACCCAAGTAGGTGAAGTGAATGAGAGTTGGTCCAGCTGGGATTCCTTTGTCCCCCAAGACTGGAAAGGGGGCAGAGAGAAGACCGGTTTCCTTGGAGCATGTGCTGAGGCCCTACACCAGCCCCCCAGGCCCACCTCCCCTGGCCCGTTGGGTGCTTGGAGAAAATGGCAGAGCACCTGAATGTGGCCACAAACTGGTGTGACTTGGGCAGCCTGTCTTTGGCTGGGTATCTTTGCAGCAACTTCTATGCAAGGTGGCTCCAAGGCTTCCAACCGCAGTGCCCACTGCCGGGGCAGAGGCCTTGCCAGCATCCTGTAGACCAATAACTTTGAACACGTGGGCCTTCCAGACTTCCCTTGGACATGTGCATCCCAAGCTGAGGCCTCTGTCCCCAGGGTGCTTGTCAATTCAGGAGGAGAGGAGTGGCCTACATCTGGCAATACTGAACATCTTGCTTTTATATGCTGTGGGTCCCCAAGCAAATAATTGGAAAACAAATGAGACCAGGCTATATTTTGTACTGCGACTTGGAGAAGTGAGTTCTGACAATTATCAAAGTGAGGGAGAGAGCACAGGGAAGGAGCCATCTCTGAAGCCGGCTTTATTATGACCATGAGGTGGCACAGGGCAGGAGGGAGCGATGCCCACCCAGGGTCACTTTGAACCTGGAGCTTCAGCCAGAGCTCTGGAAGTGATGGGGACAAAGGTCTAGAGCCCAGGGAAGACAGGAATACACGAAAGACGGGCCTCCTTGGCTTCGCAGCCAGCCCCAGTGCGGTGGGTGGGCATGGCTCACCTGAAAAGACAAAGGCAGGCTGCGGGCTGGGCTGGGGCAGCAGAGCCTGGGTTTTGTTCCCTCCCAGCCCTTCTCCAGGGCTCCCCTGCAAACTCTTGCAATCACACAGTCCAAGTGAGGCCCTTGGCAATCACCTTAAAACACATGATGGTGGCTGGGTGCCAGGCCACCTGGCCGATGCCAGGATGACCCTAAAATTCTTCCCTGCCCAGTGGAAGAGTGAGCTCTTCCTTCTTGCTCCCAGCCTGCCCTGCTCACCCGCTCCCTGTCCCTCCAATGTACCTGCTGTCACAGGTCGTCTTCATTGGCTTGCCTGGGGTGGGCAAAGGAAAAGATGAGTAagagggcagggggagaggaCAGTGCAGGTGTCCCTGAGGTTAGGGACCCTCCATCGCAGAAGCAGAGACAAACTCCTTGGCCTGCTCCTCAGTTCTCCAGCTCCGCCCACCTCATCAGTTAACCCCGGCAGACTCACCTGCGCTTCCTATTGCCCCCACAGCGGaatcttctgccttgaaaagggaaaagaaggttGGTCACTTCGACCTCTCATTTTCCAAGGACACCCTTGAAGACTCACCTGTTCCagtttctcctccctccttcctgcgaGAATCGCCACGGTATGTGTTTGGAAGCCACAGTTGATCGTCTCTCACTTTACATAGGGCCTGACCATAAGCATTCAAGAGCCTAAttcagtcaacaaacatttaccGCAGCAGATCTGTGGTGGACTGTGAGTACATTGACAGCAGCAGGGAGCCTGGGCCATTGTGGTGCCcccagcacagtgctgggcacacagtAGCTGCTCAATAAACACTTGGAGCAGGAGGGCAGGTAAGTCCAAAGCTGAGGTCCTTGCTCaggtccatctgcctcagccacTCCCCACACTGCCCTCAAAGAACTCACGCAAGCCAATCAGGAGTCCAGCTGTGCCTACAGCACGAAGCCTTCGGAAGCAGTGGCAGAGCCTACGGCTGCGTTACAATTCCAGAACATGGAGGTGTGCTTGCTACGTGAGGtctgtggttttttgttttgttttgttttgtttctatttctctctaTGATAGACTTCTCCAATCCGAAGAAAAACCAGAGTATTGATATTAGctgtgttttccttttggttgCACCAAAACAAATCAACTGCATTTATTAAGTTCTTGTTGTGTGCCCGCTAGGGCTGGGAGATATATAAGGACCCTGGTCTCCTGTAGAACACCCGCATCTACGTGGAACCCTTCTAAAAGTCACTTTCTTGACTGCTAGCCCTCATCTTGTGAGATAGTTAGGATTATCCCTGTTTAACAGATGAgcaaactaaggctcagagattTGGGGATCCCCAGTAAGTTAGCAGCGGGGACCAAGGGCCTGGCTCCCAGCCATGCTTCCATGCTAGCAGCAGTGAGCCAGGTTCAGCTGAACCCAGCTCTGCTTCCCATGGGCTGTGGAACCTTGGGTAAGTTGCTGCACCTCTCGGAGTGGGTCTgattttttatctgtaaaatactgACAGTAGTGGGTATCCTCTAGTGCTGCCGAGATTTAATGGGATAACATGTAGCTCAAGCTTAAGGAAGTGCCGGGGTCAGGGAAGATGCCCCGCTCCCTTTGCCTGGCCCTCCTGTTCCCCTTGCAGGTTCCCAGGGTCAGAAGGAGCTGGCGCTCCCATCTTGGCAGCTCCTCAGGTCCACTAGAGCAAGACTCACACTGTGGCCCCGGCTCCCACTGGCCTGGCATCCCACCCAGCATCCATTCCCATATcctggggggaggagagagatacTCCTGGGGGCTCCGGGAAGCCAGTGTGCTCAGAAGTGGCCCCACCCAGAGCCCCCTTCTAACACAAGAAATACCCCACTTACTGAGGATGATGAGGAGCCCCACGATGAAGGCCAGGCCGGCAAAGATCAGGCCCCCATTTCGGACAGTCTCATAGTCTCGGGGAAAAGAGGGCAAAAGAAGTGGGCTGGGTTGTCCCTCTTGGCAGCCTCCCCAGCAGTAGCCCCTGATAGCTAGGGAAGGTGAGGGGCACATCACGTGggcccagggctgggggaggtgggGTAACAGCTGCTGGGTGGTTGGGGACGGGCCGGATGctcaggaagggaggggagggccagCAGGCTTACCATAGTAGAATGGGTCCACCTCCCCCTTGGGGCTGCCACCTGAGGAGAGAGCCAAAGGTGGTATAAGGGAAGGTCACAGACGGTGGGCAGCCACAGGAACAGCTGGGATTCCTAGTCCTTCCCTTGTCAGCAGACCCCAGGTGTCCCAGTGGGCAAGGACAGCTGGTGGGACTGCTGAAACTGCTGCTGGTGGGTACATCTGCCCTTGGCTGCTTCAGACATTTCCCTGGGGACAAAACACTGAACCTGCAAATGCGGTTGGGGGGGGGTTGTCAATGCTGTCTGGGAGTCCTTGAATCTCTGGGACGGGTTAGTTCTCTCCTACTCCTCCCTTCACACCACAGTAAGAAAAGCCCAAGAAAGACACTTCCTGCTAGGTTGGCTGTCAGCGTTTTTGTAGAACTAATCAGCTACAGGTGCTTAGCCAAGACtggtggaatgaatgaatgaataaaatagaccCTTAAAGTTCACTGAACAGAAGTTGGAAACCAACGCCCAGTTTGGAGACTTATCTTAAGTCCTAATGGAAGTTGGAGGCAGAAGTGGGTCTTGACTTGAGTCTCCAGATTTTGCTTTCCTATGTTACCAGTCTCAGGAAGAAGcaaatttatttaagaaacaaTATATAGTGCTTGCCAAGGGCCTGGTTAAAGCTAACAAAACATTGATCCATTTAACCATTACAAAAAGTCTGTGAGGCATTAATATCATTTCTATGTAATCCACAGTAagatggaggcacagagaggtcaccTAACTCACCCACAGTTGCAAGGCAATTAAGGCATAGAGCTGGGATTTAAAGCCAGGCAGCAGGTGGCTAAGAATCtacagcaggtgtcctcaaactgcggcccacgggccacatgaagcggtgtgaattgtatttgttcctgttttgttttttacttccaaataagatatatgcagtgtgcataggaatttgttcatagtttttttttttaaactatagtccgcccctccaaccgtctgaggaacagtgaattgaccccctgtttaaaaagtttgaggacgcctgatctagatgCTTAAGCCCTATGCTTTACGGCTGCTCAGATAGTGGGAAGGAAGGAGCTCATTCAAGTCAAGGTCATCTGGTCATCTAGTCTTGCTCCTGCTTCCTGTGGCCAACTGCTCAGCACCCAGCAGATCTCAGGATCCTCCCACCCTGGAGCTGAGTACACACACCTGTGGACAGCTGGAACGTGGCCTGGCCTGGGCTTTTCTGCCACAGCTGAGGGCTGCCCCTCTTTCCTGTCCTGTTTGAGCCCCTCCTTGGCACCTGGGAAGTAATGTCCAAGGCCAAAGGAATGTGCAAGTTGGCACCTCCTGGGCTATACTGAACTGTGCCCCTGGTGAGAGGCCTCAGGTCCCAGTGAAGCCAGCTGTCCCCAACAGCTGCTAATCCTGAGGCCAGGAGAGAACAGACCAGGAGGGGTCAGTGTCCGGTCCTGAAGGCCTTGAAGTGCTGGTTGCTCAGGAAAGCCAGTGGCCAAGAGTAGGACCCCGTCCCGATGCAGAAGGCCTTCAAGGTTGTCTTCCCAGATTCAGTTCAGATCTTCTTCAAGGTCACATGGGATTTAGTGTCAGGGCCATGGCTAGACCCAGGCCAGGATGCCCTCAGCACCCCAGGAAACCGCCTGCTCTCTGACCACCTTGTTTAAGCCATTTGATGAGCACCCCCCCCCACCCGCCCACTCCTTTTCTAGATCTGGCTCAAATCCCACCTCAGTGCACGGGGGCCCATTCCCATTGGCCTCCAGGCCTGAGTCATTCCCCAACACAGGATGCCTTTTGCAAGTACAGGCTGGACCTCAAATCTAGCCTGGAAAGGATCTGCTCCTCCTTTAGCCAGacttcctcctcctgctctgaGTTCAGATTGTCTAGTGAGGCACACTAACTAGGGCAGGTGTGCAACAGATTGTCGAGAACAGGCTTGGCGCTCGTAGCtccgtggttagggcaccggccacatgcaccagggctggtgggttcaaacctggcctggtcctgctaaaaacaacaatgacaacaacaacaaaatagccgggtgttatggtgggcacctgtagtcccagctccttgggaggctgaggcaagaaaattgcttaagtccaagagtttgaggttgccatgagctgtgacaccacagcactctacagagggcgacaaagtgatactctgtctcaaagggggaaaaaaaaggttgagaacaGAAGCTCAGTCCACCACTTTGACCTGCAGCTGTAGCCCACCTCCGGCCATAGCCCACCTCCTGCCATTCAGCTGTATTTCTTCAGGGTTAAGGCAAATGCAAATTTTCTTAGAGAGGAGCCTGGCACATGGAGGGAGCTGGGTattctggaaggcagaggtagCAGTAGAGGGGAGCGTGGGGTCCCGCTCACCTCCCTAAAGGCAGGCCATGCAGAGCCACCCTGCttcgcacacacacgcacacttacCATCATCTGTAAACAACCCTGTCATTTCCTCAGCCAGCTGCCCTCTTCCTGCTGTCTCTGCTTTGTCTAGCCGTGGGGTGGCCAGGGACGAGGTGGGGGCATTAAACATTAACAGTGCCTGGTAATATTTACCTTGGTCACAAGAAAAGCCACGGTGTGCACCGAGGGGCTCCCGCCAAGGCATGAGGAGGTGTGCAgggaggcaggggaagggaggagcTGGCTGAGTCTTCAAACCCTCCCAAAGGAAATTTCCAGAGAGAAGGGCTGGGATGGGTCAACAGTGGTATTCTTCCACCAGCTGGGGAAGCCACAGCTGGGGCCATGAGAATGAGAAAGTGGAAGTTTCAAAATACATTCAGCGTATATTGTACTTGGGAGCGCAGGGAAGGCAGTGCTGGGGTCCCATACAGGCCTCCAGCCCCCGCGGATGCCACCACTGCAGCTGACATTTCTTGCCTTGAACTTGATGCTTCCCCAAGGTGGTCCTGAGGAGCAAATCCCATTGCCCGTCCGGCCCACCCAAGCCCACCAGCGCATTCGATCTCCCAGTCCCGGCTACCCGGGAGGGGCCTTGCCTGTGTTACCTTCATCCATCCAGGTGCCCCTGGAAGCTCACACCTCAGTCAGAAGGGCTCTGGCCATCCCCAACTAACCTCTCTCTGCCACCCCTGGCACTTCCTCCTACAACCATTTGGCCGGTTCTCGGCTCTCGAGTTGTTTCCATGCCGGGGCACTGTAGGCTCCTGAAGGAGCAAGACGCATCATAGGGGGAACACTCTGCTTTTAtggtttacaaagcactttcctCGCTGTTACCTCCTTGAGCTTTACAATAGTTCCAGTTTACACACACAGATAATGTCTGCGGGGCAGAGAGGTAGGGGACctcgcccaaggtcacacagccagggaggggtgaggtggagACTGACAGTCAGACTTTGGCTTCAGGAGTCAGGTACTTCCCCCCACCTCTCAGAAGGCCTCCCCCTCTGCTATGACCTGCTTCACCTTGGGGACTCTGGTGCCG is drawn from Nycticebus coucang isolate mNycCou1 chromosome 6, mNycCou1.pri, whole genome shotgun sequence and contains these coding sequences:
- the FXYD2 gene encoding sodium/potassium-transporting ATPase subunit gamma isoform X3, with the protein product MDRWYLGGSPKGEVDPFYYDYETVRNGGLIFAGLAFIVGLLIILSRRFRCGGNRKRRQANEDDL
- the FXYD2 gene encoding sodium/potassium-transporting ATPase subunit gamma isoform X2, with the translated sequence MPWREPLGAHRGFSCDQGKYYQALLMFNAPTSSLATPRLDKAETAGRGQLAEEMTGLFTDDGGSPKGEVDPFYYDYETVRNGGLIFAGLAFIVGLLIILSRRFRCGGNRKRRQANEDDL